A single genomic interval of Anabaena sphaerica FACHB-251 harbors:
- a CDS encoding ATP-binding protein, producing the protein MSITANNWQANNHAYLTASLGKIREALVQHIDPSLLGEEFLIDENSKSENSTLDAIYDSESSALEELCGIFDLSDFEHDLLLLCAGVELDASFAVLCGAACGDAEKSYPTFGLAITVLENLHWSAFSPSGMLRKWRLIEVSSGSGLMNSPLRIDERILHYLMGVQHLDARLLGMVEPVEVVEELVPSHQQLVEKIVAAWTVEITDLLKLPVLQLCGTEVASKRPIAALACEYLGQNLYTIAAHSIPTTPIELNQFKLLWEREVALSNSVLLIDCDDLETADTAREAAIAHLCEWLHSPVMITTSDRKRARLRAMLAFDIERPTSNEQYQVWQAALGTNTPSLNDQVDTLVSQFNLSAPIIQAACSQVRSEWQQAQESQHNVDFNLLLWDTCRAQARPKLDDLAERIESNANWDDLVLPEPQMKVLKEIASHVQQRTKVYQRWGFGGKSGRGLGISSLLAGVSGTGKTTAAEVLARELRLDIYRIDLSAVVSKYIGETEKNLRRVFDAAELGGVVLLFDEADALFGKRTEVKDSHDRHANVEVSYLLQRMETYRGLSVLTTNLKDSLDQAFLRRIRFVVQFPFPDAATRTEIWRRVFPKDTPTEGLDFQRLAQLNVAGGNIRNIALNTAFLAADAGEVVTMKHILQATMSEYIKLERALTDAEIKGWV; encoded by the coding sequence ATGAGCATAACAGCAAACAATTGGCAAGCTAATAATCACGCTTATCTGACAGCATCTCTAGGTAAAATTCGAGAGGCTTTGGTGCAGCATATTGATCCTAGTTTGCTGGGGGAAGAATTCCTAATTGATGAAAATTCAAAATCAGAAAATTCCACACTAGATGCCATTTATGATTCCGAATCATCTGCGTTAGAAGAACTTTGTGGTATTTTTGATTTGAGTGATTTTGAACACGATTTACTATTGTTGTGCGCTGGTGTAGAACTGGATGCGAGTTTTGCGGTGCTTTGTGGTGCAGCTTGTGGGGATGCAGAAAAATCCTATCCTACTTTTGGTTTAGCAATAACAGTATTAGAAAATCTGCACTGGAGTGCTTTTAGTCCCAGTGGAATGTTACGGAAATGGCGATTAATTGAAGTTAGTTCTGGCAGTGGGTTAATGAATAGCCCTCTAAGAATTGATGAGAGAATACTGCATTATTTAATGGGTGTACAACATCTAGATGCACGACTATTAGGGATGGTAGAACCTGTAGAAGTGGTGGAAGAATTAGTCCCATCTCACCAACAATTAGTAGAAAAAATTGTAGCTGCTTGGACAGTAGAAATTACAGATTTATTAAAATTGCCTGTATTACAATTGTGTGGAACAGAAGTAGCCAGTAAACGTCCCATTGCGGCTTTAGCTTGTGAATATTTAGGACAAAATTTATATACTATTGCTGCCCATAGTATACCTACTACTCCCATTGAATTAAATCAGTTTAAGTTACTTTGGGAGCGAGAAGTGGCATTAAGTAACAGTGTATTGTTAATAGATTGTGATGATTTAGAGACAGCAGATACAGCCAGGGAAGCGGCTATTGCCCATTTGTGTGAATGGCTGCATTCTCCCGTGATGATCACAACGAGCGATCGCAAACGTGCTAGACTGAGAGCTATGTTAGCCTTTGATATTGAACGCCCTACCAGCAACGAACAATATCAAGTTTGGCAAGCAGCATTAGGAACAAACACTCCATCTTTAAACGATCAAGTTGATACCTTAGTATCCCAATTTAATCTCAGCGCCCCCATCATTCAAGCCGCTTGTTCTCAAGTTCGTAGTGAGTGGCAACAGGCACAAGAATCACAACATAATGTAGATTTTAATTTACTGCTTTGGGATACCTGCCGCGCCCAAGCTAGACCCAAATTAGACGACTTAGCAGAAAGAATTGAATCAAATGCCAACTGGGATGATTTAGTATTACCAGAACCACAAATGAAAGTTCTCAAAGAAATAGCTTCTCATGTTCAACAAAGGACAAAAGTTTATCAACGCTGGGGTTTTGGTGGCAAAAGTGGTAGAGGTTTGGGAATTAGTTCTTTATTAGCTGGTGTTAGTGGTACGGGTAAAACCACAGCCGCAGAAGTGTTAGCGCGGGAATTACGACTAGATATATATCGCATTGATTTAAGTGCAGTAGTGAGTAAATATATAGGAGAAACAGAAAAAAATCTGCGTCGGGTATTTGATGCGGCTGAATTAGGAGGAGTTGTTTTACTTTTTGATGAAGCTGATGCTTTGTTTGGTAAACGTACAGAAGTGAAAGATTCCCATGATCGTCATGCCAATGTAGAAGTAAGTTATTTATTACAACGTATGGAAACTTATCGGGGGTTGTCGGTTTTAACCACTAATCTTAAAGATTCTTTGGATCAAGCATTTTTGCGGCGTATTCGTTTTGTGGTGCAGTTTCCCTTTCCCGATGCGGCCACAAGGACAGAAATTTGGCGTAGGGTTTTTCCCAAAGATACACCAACGGAAGGATTGGATTTTCAGAGGTTGGCACAGTTAAATGTAGCAGGAGGAAATATTCGCAATATTGCCCTCAATACAGCATTTTTAGCGGCTGATGCAGGGGAAGTGGTGACAATGAAACACATTTTACAAGCTACGATGAGTGAGTATATAAAATTAGAACGGGCGCTGACGGATGCGGAGATTAAAGGTTGGGTTTAG
- a CDS encoding DUF4157 domain-containing protein: MQKQIQKKPMANIAAAKSSHSGFANPGFTVQSKSDKASPDIKTQLSRATRFGHNMSQMTAMQTKAAEVGNQTIQRQEEKEEPEQMKSEQSPAIQRQEEKEEPEQMKSEQSPAIERQAASPTPTGGNSIPGGVRAKMENSFGTSFSDVNVHTDSVQAKSIGALAYTQGSNIHFAPGQYNPQSKSGQSLLGHELTHVVQQRAGRVAVPTQTKGAPINADPSLENEADEMGAKAARGEVAQVPGGGSAGMMTTISPVQNSTQPVQFFLPMLMGGLGSALGGAASGLMGGLAGGGGPGGLLGGVLGGAASGLAGGLAGGGGPGGMLGGVLGGAASGLAGGLAGGGGPGGMLGGVLGGAASGLAGGLAGGGGPGGMLGGVLGGAASGLAGGLMGGGQK; this comes from the coding sequence ATGCAAAAACAAATTCAAAAAAAACCGATGGCAAACATAGCCGCTGCGAAATCATCGCATAGTGGGTTTGCAAATCCTGGCTTTACAGTCCAGTCAAAATCAGATAAAGCCTCTCCCGACATAAAAACTCAATTGAGTCGAGCCACACGCTTTGGTCATAACATGAGCCAAATGACCGCAATGCAAACCAAAGCAGCAGAAGTAGGAAATCAGACTATTCAGCGTCAAGAAGAAAAAGAAGAACCTGAACAAATGAAGTCTGAGCAAAGTCCTGCTATTCAGCGTCAAGAAGAAAAAGAAGAACCTGAGCAGATGAAGTCTGAGCAAAGCCCAGCTATTGAGCGTCAGGCAGCTTCCCCTACTCCCACTGGTGGTAACTCCATTCCTGGAGGAGTCAGGGCAAAAATGGAAAACTCATTTGGGACGAGTTTCTCTGATGTGAATGTCCACACTGATAGCGTCCAAGCCAAGTCAATTGGAGCTTTAGCCTATACCCAAGGAAGCAACATTCACTTTGCTCCCGGACAATATAACCCCCAAAGTAAATCAGGACAGTCATTGTTAGGACATGAACTCACTCATGTTGTCCAGCAACGAGCCGGACGAGTGGCAGTACCTACCCAAACTAAAGGCGCTCCCATCAATGCTGACCCATCCCTAGAGAATGAAGCAGATGAAATGGGAGCAAAAGCCGCACGGGGTGAAGTCGCTCAAGTTCCCGGAGGAGGAAGTGCTGGAATGATGACAACTATCTCCCCAGTGCAAAACAGCACTCAACCGGTTCAGTTCTTTCTACCCATGTTAATGGGTGGTCTAGGTAGTGCATTAGGTGGTGCTGCTTCCGGTCTGATGGGTGGTTTAGCAGGTGGCGGTGGTCCTGGTGGTCTGCTCGGTGGAGTATTAGGCGGTGCTGCTTCCGGTCTGGCTGGCGGTCTAGCAGGTGGTGGCGGTCCCGGTGGAATGCTCGGTGGAGTATTAGGCGGTGCTGCTTCCGGTCTGGCTGGTGGTTTAGCAGGTGGTGGCGGTCCCGGTGGAATGCTCGGTGGAGTGTTAGGCGGTGCTGCTTCCGGTCTGGCTGGTGGTTTAGCAGGTGGTGGCGGTCCCGGTGGAATGCTCGGTGGAGTGTTAGGCGGTGCTGCTTCCGGTCTGGCTGGTGGTCTCATGGGTGGCGGTCAGAAATAA
- a CDS encoding DUF1614 domain-containing protein, whose translation MIYLPVSLLLFVVLLLLLPFIWFAVAVDVVEIAVAKLGFSPNIAFLLLLLVIITSTINIPIYRLETPVQLADEFAALWLREFWGIPLRKMQRYTVVALNVGGGLIPVILALYQFSQGNALAILLVTAIVTIVSYFAARVVPGIGIQMNPMLAPLTAAVSAMVIASPHAAPVAFAGGVLGTVIGADLLHLKDIQAMSEGVLSIGGAGVFDGIALCGLFALLLS comes from the coding sequence ATGATCTATCTACCAGTTTCATTACTGTTATTTGTAGTTTTGTTACTGCTGCTGCCATTTATTTGGTTTGCTGTCGCAGTAGACGTGGTGGAAATTGCGGTAGCCAAGTTGGGGTTTTCTCCTAACATTGCCTTTTTATTATTGCTGCTAGTAATTATTACTAGCACAATCAATATTCCTATCTACCGCTTAGAAACTCCAGTGCAATTAGCGGATGAATTTGCAGCACTGTGGTTAAGGGAATTTTGGGGAATTCCCTTAAGGAAAATGCAGCGTTATACCGTAGTAGCCCTGAATGTGGGTGGTGGATTAATACCTGTAATCTTGGCATTATACCAATTTTCTCAGGGAAATGCGCTGGCAATTCTGTTGGTTACTGCCATTGTGACTATTGTCAGTTACTTTGCAGCGCGGGTAGTACCAGGAATTGGGATTCAAATGAATCCGATGCTTGCACCGCTGACTGCGGCGGTATCGGCAATGGTAATAGCCTCACCTCATGCGGCTCCAGTAGCATTTGCAGGTGGTGTTCTCGGTACTGTCATTGGTGCTGATTTACTACATCTCAAAGACATTCAAGCCATGAGTGAGGGGGTATTGAGTATTGGTGGTGCTGGTGTGTTTGATGGCATTGCTTTGTGTGGATTATTTGCTTTGTTATTAAGTTGA
- a CDS encoding AI-2E family transporter, with product MKLGQWIGLIALVISLYILWQLREVLLLIFAAVVLATTLNRLARSFQSLGMKRGLAVFLSVSIFFAGVIGFFWLIVPPFTQQFQELTLRVPQGFERINTWIDEQRTHIPEQLVPFIPDINSLIAEIQPLFNRVLGNSFAFVSGSLVIVLNILLVLVLTGMFLANPDAYRKVFVRLFPSFYRRRVEGILVQCAISLERWVTGAFIAVLVVGLMSLLGLSILGVNAALALGVLAGFMNLIPNLGPTMSVVPAMAIALLDSPWKPVAVLVLYFFIQQAESNFITPIVMAHQVSLLPAVTLISQLFFVTFFGFLGLFLALPLTVVAKIWVQEVLVKDVLDEWRHNHQVDNELVMVAESTDNGEIEEVEITAQDDN from the coding sequence GTGAAACTGGGTCAATGGATTGGTTTAATCGCCTTAGTTATATCTTTATATATATTGTGGCAACTGCGGGAAGTGCTGTTACTGATATTTGCTGCTGTTGTCTTAGCAACTACCTTAAATCGGTTAGCACGCAGTTTCCAAAGCTTGGGGATGAAACGTGGATTAGCTGTTTTTCTGTCAGTGAGTATCTTTTTCGCTGGTGTTATCGGCTTCTTCTGGCTAATTGTGCCACCTTTTACTCAACAATTTCAAGAACTCACCTTACGAGTTCCCCAAGGTTTTGAACGCATTAATACTTGGATTGACGAACAAAGAACTCATATCCCTGAGCAATTAGTACCATTTATACCGGATATAAACAGCTTAATCGCGGAAATACAACCCTTATTCAATCGGGTATTAGGAAACTCTTTTGCTTTTGTTTCTGGCTCTTTGGTAATAGTCCTAAACATTTTATTAGTTTTAGTTTTGACGGGGATGTTTTTAGCTAATCCTGATGCTTATCGAAAAGTATTTGTACGGCTATTTCCGTCATTTTATCGACGACGAGTAGAGGGAATTTTAGTTCAGTGTGCAATTTCCCTAGAAAGATGGGTAACAGGGGCTTTTATTGCTGTCTTGGTGGTGGGCTTGATGAGCTTGCTGGGCTTGTCAATTTTGGGTGTTAATGCAGCTTTGGCACTAGGAGTTTTGGCGGGATTTATGAATTTAATTCCGAATTTAGGTCCGACTATGAGTGTAGTTCCAGCCATGGCGATCGCTCTTTTAGATTCTCCCTGGAAACCTGTTGCTGTCTTGGTTCTCTACTTTTTTATTCAACAAGCTGAGAGTAATTTTATCACGCCGATAGTCATGGCACATCAGGTATCTTTACTACCAGCAGTAACATTAATTTCTCAGCTATTTTTTGTGACTTTCTTTGGCTTTTTAGGACTATTTTTGGCGCTACCTTTAACTGTCGTCGCTAAAATTTGGGTACAAGAAGTATTAGTTAAAGATGTGTTAGATGAATGGCGGCATAATCATCAAGTAGATAATGAATTGGTGATGGTTGCAGAATCTACTGATAATGGTGAAATTGAAGAAGTAGAAATTACAGCACAGGATGACAATTAA
- the ftsH gene encoding ATP-dependent zinc metalloprotease FtsH yields MPVETNNNNQMKTPKIRQFGGSFLILLTLLLLLNLIVPSIFGPRLPQVPYSDFIAQVQAGKVEKAIVGSDRIEYSIKTQAPEGKSVEQVFKTTPVAIDLDLPKILRENNVEFAALPPAENAWIGTVLSWVAPPLIFFGIWAFLMSRQAGGPAALTVGKSKARIYSEGSTGVKFLDVAGVDEAKAELEEIVDFLKNATKYTTLGAKIPKGVLLVGPPGTGKTLLAKAIAGEAGVPFFSISGSEFIELFVGVGAARVRDLFEQAKQQAPCIVFIDELDALGKSRGGPGGFVGGNDEREQTLNQLLTEMDGFDANTGVIIIAATNRPEVLDPALRRPGRFDRQIVVDRPDKIGREAILKVHARNVKLAEDVDLGIIATRTPGFAGADLANLVNEAALLAARNNRQAVLMADFNEAIERLIAGLEKRSRVLNEIEKKTVAYHEVGHAIIGALMPGAGKVEKISVVPRGVGALGYTIQMPEEDRFLMVEDEIRGRIATLLGGRSSEEIVFGKVSTGASDDIQKVTDLAERAITIYGMSNKLGPVAFEKVQQQFIEGYGNPRRTISPQMTEEIDREVKEIVDNAHHIALSILHNNRDLLEEIAQELLHKEILEGSYLREKLTQAKAPDEMAEWLRTGKLDADKPLLQTLLV; encoded by the coding sequence ATGCCTGTAGAAACTAATAATAATAACCAGATGAAAACGCCGAAGATCCGGCAGTTTGGTGGCAGTTTTTTAATTTTACTGACTTTGTTGTTGCTGCTGAATCTGATCGTTCCCAGTATTTTTGGACCACGATTGCCACAAGTTCCCTATAGTGATTTTATTGCTCAAGTCCAAGCCGGTAAAGTAGAGAAAGCGATTGTGGGGAGCGATCGCATTGAATATTCTATCAAAACCCAAGCCCCTGAAGGTAAAAGCGTTGAACAGGTATTTAAAACTACACCTGTAGCCATTGACTTAGATTTACCGAAAATTCTCCGTGAGAATAATGTCGAATTTGCAGCACTACCACCAGCCGAAAACGCCTGGATTGGTACTGTATTAAGTTGGGTAGCTCCCCCGTTAATTTTCTTCGGAATTTGGGCTTTTTTAATGAGTCGTCAAGCTGGTGGTCCCGCAGCATTGACAGTGGGTAAAAGCAAAGCGAGGATTTATTCTGAAGGTAGCACTGGGGTAAAATTCCTGGATGTAGCAGGTGTGGATGAAGCAAAAGCAGAATTAGAAGAAATTGTTGATTTTCTCAAGAATGCGACCAAATACACCACCTTAGGGGCAAAAATTCCCAAAGGTGTGCTGTTAGTCGGTCCTCCAGGAACTGGTAAAACATTACTAGCAAAAGCTATTGCTGGTGAAGCTGGTGTTCCTTTCTTCAGTATTTCCGGTTCTGAATTTATCGAATTATTCGTTGGTGTCGGTGCTGCGCGAGTCCGCGATTTATTTGAACAAGCTAAACAACAAGCACCCTGTATCGTCTTCATTGATGAATTAGACGCTTTAGGTAAATCTCGCGGTGGTCCTGGTGGTTTCGTCGGTGGTAACGATGAACGAGAACAAACCCTCAACCAATTACTCACCGAAATGGATGGTTTTGACGCTAACACAGGTGTAATAATCATCGCTGCTACCAACCGTCCCGAAGTTCTTGATCCCGCTTTACGTCGTCCCGGCCGTTTTGACCGTCAAATTGTAGTCGATAGACCTGATAAAATCGGTCGAGAAGCAATTCTCAAAGTTCACGCTAGAAATGTCAAATTAGCCGAAGATGTGGATTTAGGAATTATTGCTACTCGCACACCAGGTTTTGCAGGTGCAGATTTAGCTAACTTAGTTAATGAGGCCGCTTTGTTAGCAGCCAGAAATAATCGTCAAGCTGTACTCATGGCAGATTTTAATGAAGCCATTGAACGTTTAATTGCAGGTCTAGAAAAACGTTCTCGTGTGTTAAATGAAATCGAGAAAAAGACCGTTGCTTATCACGAAGTGGGACACGCTATCATCGGTGCTTTAATGCCTGGAGCAGGTAAAGTTGAGAAAATTTCTGTTGTTCCTCGTGGTGTCGGTGCTTTGGGTTATACAATTCAAATGCCCGAAGAAGACCGTTTTTTAATGGTAGAAGATGAAATTCGTGGACGTATTGCCACTTTATTAGGTGGACGTTCTTCCGAAGAAATTGTATTTGGTAAAGTTTCTACTGGTGCTTCTGACGATATTCAAAAAGTAACTGATTTAGCAGAAAGGGCGATTACAATTTATGGCATGAGCAATAAATTAGGTCCTGTTGCTTTTGAAAAAGTTCAACAGCAATTTATTGAAGGTTATGGAAATCCCAGGCGTACAATTAGTCCCCAAATGACGGAAGAAATTGACCGTGAGGTGAAGGAAATTGTCGATAATGCTCATCACATTGCTTTAAGTATCCTGCACAATAACCGCGATTTACTAGAAGAAATTGCCCAGGAATTGTTGCACAAAGAAATTCTTGAAGGTAGTTATTTACGCGAAAAGCTAACTCAAGCCAAAGCACCAGATGAAATGGCTGAATGGTTGAGAACTGGTAAGTTAGATGCTGATAAACCTTTGTTGCAAACGCTTTTGGTTTAG
- a CDS encoding DUF4255 domain-containing protein — translation MSNYLAIATVTATLRRIIQSTIQVDVPGARVTTVRPETSGSKTPEVGVNIFLYQATPNPAWRNHDLRSRRPKGELIKQAQAGLDLYYLMSFYGNEVELEPQRLLGSTVRTIVDYPIITPEMIRETVNNPTYSYLADSTLEQQVERVVILPSMMDIEELSKVWSVLFQTPYALSFACQASAVLIEGNKTSGRALPVRRVEFYTTPNQPQITQVASEVGTNQPILTSSNIIIRGQYLDGDNDSVSLRETSRQTMRESVSQALRDRIQIRIGDAKLIPSKISENEIRLELSALPTEQVRYLRAGVQSLQILHTIPKRLRFEPELAIGSNVMPFVLCPTLMEIEVQELEDNRDGFYTAKLRVEVDLIVGTGQRVLMFLNERASNPASYIFIAKSRSEETNEVIFPIYEVKGGQYLVRVQIDGAESPLEVDTNPDSNTLEQYVSPIVLIG, via the coding sequence ATGAGTAATTACCTAGCGATCGCCACTGTAACCGCAACTTTACGCAGGATTATACAGTCTACCATCCAAGTAGATGTACCTGGAGCAAGAGTAACCACGGTACGCCCTGAAACTTCTGGCAGTAAAACCCCGGAGGTGGGAGTAAATATTTTTTTGTACCAAGCTACTCCCAACCCTGCTTGGCGAAATCATGATTTACGTAGCCGTCGTCCAAAAGGAGAATTAATTAAACAGGCACAAGCTGGATTAGACCTATATTATTTAATGAGTTTTTATGGTAATGAGGTGGAATTAGAACCACAACGCCTACTAGGTAGCACCGTCCGCACCATTGTTGACTATCCCATCATCACACCGGAGATGATTCGGGAGACAGTCAATAACCCAACTTATAGTTATTTGGCAGATTCAACCCTAGAGCAACAAGTGGAAAGAGTGGTAATTCTGCCCAGTATGATGGATATCGAAGAATTATCAAAAGTTTGGTCAGTATTATTTCAGACTCCCTATGCTTTATCTTTTGCTTGCCAAGCTAGTGCAGTGTTAATAGAAGGTAATAAAACCAGTGGTAGAGCCTTACCCGTGCGTCGGGTGGAATTTTACACAACTCCCAACCAGCCGCAAATTACTCAAGTGGCATCAGAAGTGGGAACAAATCAACCAATTTTAACTAGTAGTAATATTATTATTCGTGGTCAGTATTTAGACGGTGATAATGATTCGGTTTCACTACGGGAAACTTCTAGACAAACAATGCGGGAATCAGTTTCTCAGGCGCTGCGCGATCGCATTCAAATCAGAATCGGTGATGCCAAACTTATACCATCAAAGATCAGTGAAAACGAAATCCGTTTAGAATTATCTGCTTTACCAACAGAGCAAGTTCGTTACCTCAGAGCCGGGGTACAAAGCCTACAAATATTACATACAATTCCCAAAAGGTTACGATTTGAACCAGAACTAGCAATTGGTTCTAATGTCATGCCCTTTGTTTTGTGTCCCACATTGATGGAAATAGAAGTACAAGAACTAGAAGATAACCGCGATGGATTTTATACAGCTAAACTTAGAGTGGAAGTTGATTTGATTGTTGGTACTGGACAACGAGTGTTAATGTTCTTAAACGAGCGAGCATCAAATCCTGCATCATATATCTTTATTGCCAAGTCTCGCAGTGAAGAAACAAATGAGGTGATATTCCCTATCTATGAAGTTAAAGGGGGACAATATTTAGTGCGAGTGCAAATAGATGGTGCGGAAAGTCCCTTAGAGGTAGATACAAATCCCGACAGCAATACATTAGAGCAGTATGTTAGCCCGATAGTATTGATTGGGTAG